The window TCAACAGGACAAAAGCAAAGGTGTTGGATACAACATTGGAGAGAGAGACGAGTACGGCTCACGGGTGTAGCTCCGCTCACTTCAAAGAGCCTCGATGAAACTTCAAGAAGACCACGAGACCTttgtcccctttttttttgcatcattcttcctgtgtttgtgaaatCGTCCTGTGGGTCAGTCTGAACCTTTAGTGGGAGCATGAAAGGTTTAAATAGGTCACATGATAATGTTTGCGTGCAGCTGTGGGGTTTTTGGGAAGCACAAGCCACAGTCTGGACGTCCTTTGCTGTGTTGTGGCAGAGCAGAACATGGTAGGCCTCCGTGCTGGAGTGTTTTAAATGCTGTATGACTTACTTCCTTAGAGCATGAGGAGCAGCTGTCCTCTCTTATCCCCCTTTATTTATCCGACACGATGTGGTGAGCTTCTTAAGGAGAGCTCCAGAGTGGAGCTGCTCTGGGAAGAGTCTCAGGTCAAGTCCGACCATGGCACCCATTCCCTCGGGCAGTCCTGGCGTGGAGGAGAGCCCGACCACAGTCCAAACAATAGGGGGATCGGAGTCGACAGACATCCCTGATGGTAGCGTGGCCTGGGAGGGATGGGCTGCACCACATTTCCACCAAGCCTGTACTTAGAGCTGCTCTATGGATTTTATAATAAAAGGGCGCTTAGCTTtgtacaaacacagaaacacacagttcCTTCCCCGTGAATAAtgctgaggaggaaaaaaaggcttttgtgTTATCCAGCTACATGTGGGCTGACCCCTAACCCCTGTCCACTGGTCCGATCACGAGTCTAACTCCCCAGCACTCCTGAGAGCCTCTCAGTCAGACTGCAGCCCGTAGAGTTAGCAGCAAGACCGCCAGAGAGTTATTACATCATCATGTCATCCTCACTGGGATTCCCTCGGCCATTGTATCATCTCCTCTGGCTTCAGTATATCGGATCGTTCTAGCTGCTCCCGAGTTCATGTCCAGTGTTTAGTACAATATTTGCATGCTTATGGAATAGAAGGTGACACATTTACTGCAACACCAGACTTTAGATACTCTAGACTATCTGTTAAAATGAGGGAATAACATTGTATGTGACGACAAACACAGGGTGACTGTTCCTGCGTCATTAAGTGTTAGGCCGGTACACATCGTCCTCCATTACTCTGCCTATTCCTCGCTGCTTGTGGCCTCATTGCTCTGTTGATATCCCGATGTGCCGCTCCGTGTGCTGTTGAACTGTAgttgttttgtacattttgttggTGCCATAggtgtttttcagttgtaaCTTAATGTATAATAAGTGTAAATAACTGCTGTGtcagaacagaaataaaaaaatatttatgtgttttcaaagatttattgtttgttgcatttttcCTCACTGACAAGCTCCCGAAACCCACCGGATCACGCCAAGCTATCAGCAAGGCTGGGCAGTAATGGATTACATGTAACTGAGATTGTTTGTAAACAATGAAATTACTATTAACTGAAGTTTAATTAATTAtagatttaccatttattaatgatggctATTATAAAGTGTCACCCAATTTGATTATGACTTTAAAAtatgccttttttaaaaatctttttttcttcatcatgatAACCAGTTCTCTATTAACACATGAAAAGTGTGTCGGACACACAGTCTGTCTCAGATAATTGCTCCACTTTGTTTTTGACCTGGTAGATTTGATTTTgtgtgatgaagtgatgaatTATGGGtaatggagttttttttttaattcatttttatttacatcaaTGAAAGATGGACATTATGAGTAAACCCTTTCCTCCATGTAGCATTTTACtgaaacactgcagcaacagaaacagacaacCAAGTGTTGAAAAGGACACACAGGTCACCTGTAGTTTGTGCCAGTATTGTTTTTTCAgtattgattgttttgttgcttatttTCTCCATTAATCGGTTAGTTTCTTGGCATATAAAGTGTAACAAACCAgcgaaaaatgttgatcagtgtttgcTGAAGCTTgagatgatgtcctcaaatgtctcgtTTTGTCCACAACAAAGAGATATTCAGTCTACTGTCATAGAGGCGTATACAAACCcaataatattcacatttaagaagctgtacTCGTAGAATATCAACGTATATTTTCTTCAACAATTACTTCAGCCGATTAATCAATTACCAAACTAGTTGACGTTTAATTTAACagttgacaactaattgattCATCGATTATTCAGTGCTGCTCTACTGCTTTTGTGAGGTGAATTTGACCAGCTGTAGATGCTGAATATACACAATGCATtgttagaaaatgttttgagatgttttgaATGAATATTATTGGGAATTGGGAAGTTTTTGTGCCTGCGTCCATTTTTAGAATAAGATGcaatatttttaatgttttattcagtaAATGTAATCAAAGGTTTTCAGATCAAATTAAAGAAATAGTTATAAAAATGTGTATACAGCAGTTGAATACTTTTGAAATTGATCTGACCGAACCCTGTCCATCACACATTTCTACCTCCTGTAAGACCTATTTTGACCCTGAATgcccaaataaaaataataatcaggaCTATTTCACATCATTTCACCAATTTTTCCTgttaaaagcaaaaatataccAACAGTAGATACTTTACACAGCTCACTTTCCTCTTCCTGATCCCTTCATAAAGAAGCAGTCCTTGCATCGTGTTGAGCAGCGCCGCCATCTAGTGGCTGCTCGCTGTAACTACAACTACACGTTTTACTTCCGGGTCCCCTGCGAGGTTTTGAGTTCATCTTCGCTGCTTTGTAGTAATCTGTCCATGGCTCTGACGTGTGGTACgctgttgtgaaaaaaaaacaaaaaaaacaaaaaccctgcTGCAGGTGTTTTTATGCACTTTTCATGATGTATCGGCAGCCGGTGCTGAAGAACAGGAGGACTCTCCTTGAGAGAGCAGAGAAGTTTATCTCTGATGTTTACTTCACAGACTGCAACCTGAGAGGACGGTGAGGCTCCATTCATACAGCTGCTCTCACTCTACTCCACTACACTGAATGTTGAAGTACAgcattttggacattttgacCGGTTGGACGGtgttaatgataaaaaaaaaacaacaacatccaatCACTATCTTATTCGCAGAGAGTAAAGCTGTCTTTATGATAGCTTCCTCATACTTGTGCATACTTCTGCATACTCATGCTACAGCAGGTCATCTTATACAGAgctctgctttaaaaaacacactttactcATCTGTCCACTTAATGTGTATTTAACTGCACAATGCACATTCTGTCTGTTTAGAGCATCACAgacaatgttaatgttttttttttgtgtgttcttcCTCATCTAAATCTGGTATATTGATCCATGTAAAGAAGTCTGAATTGACTCTTTGATTGTTCTCTGCAGGCTCTATGGAGACTCTTGCCCGCTGGAGTCGCTCGCCTCCTTCTTGTCCTCTAAACGGATCCCGTTCACAGAAGCTGCCAAGCAGAACTTTGCACCTCATAAAGTGGGCGACACCTTTGGACCGACGTGAGTAATAGAGTCAGATTTGATTGCCTTTGCATACTCCATTACCTTGGATCCGGGTCTATAAACCAAGCTTAACGTTCAAGTTATACTCTCCAGCGAAGTGCTTTTTGTTGTCCCCTCCAGCACACATAAAAGTATGCATCCAAAACCAGGATGAAGTgcacaaaaaatatgaaatattaaatgtggTGCATCTGTCGTTGAAGGTGGTGGACCTGCTGGTTTAAAGTGAGCCTGAAAATCCCCGAGTCCTGGAGAGGGAAAGAGGTTCATCTTCTGTGGGAAAGTGATGGAGAGGCGATGGTTTGGAGAGACGGACAGCCAGTTCAGGTAATGTAGCAGCGCTTTTCTTTAAAGCCGGACTAAAGTGCCAAAGTGTTACGCCTAACTGGATTTCATCGGGTCGTCGTGTTACATTTGGATCTGTAGGGCCTGACTAAAGAGGGTGAGAAGACGAGTTACATCCTGTCTGAGTGTCTGAAAGATGAGGAGCCGCACAGGTCAGTGAACTGAAACATGACTTCATCGCTGCTTCTGTAACCAACTTTTCTTACTTATTGCTTTCTTTTATTCTTCCCTTGCTCTTTAGTATCACCCTTTATGTTGAGGTGGCCTGTAATGGGCTTTTTGGAGCCGGTCAAGGATCCATGATTGCAGCCCCAGATCCAAACAGAAAGTTTTCAGTACAGAAGGCCCAGCTGGTGGTATTTAACCGGGACGTACAGGAGGTGCTGACTGATTTTGAGATGTTGGTTGACATAGTGAAGGTACAATTGCTTGAAACATTGTTTTACTTCAATTAAAGTCTAACAAAAGCAAAAATCAAGTTCAGCTGATTATTTCCTTCCCTCGCAGGAactgggagagggagagcagcgAGGCTACCAGGCACTCTTCACTGTGAACGAGATGGTGAACCTGTGTGACCCCTCTGATCCCAGAAGCTTCTCCAAAGCACGTAGTCTGGCTCACAGCTTCTTCAGCCAGCGCAACGGGGAGAGCCAACACACAGCGCATGCGATGGGTCACTGCCACATAGACTCAGGTCTGTTCTTGTTTCCAGCCaaaatgtgtctgtctgagaGTCAAAAACTGAGAGAAGAAAGCTGGCGGGTCAGATTTGTAGCGGTTGTTCACTCCTTTGTTaatgaaataaagtaaataaaatggTTTCCTAGTGAAGAGCATTTTAATTTCTCAAAGTAGGGACATCATCTCGGTATGTCATACTAAAAAAGAATACTCTAATGCCCAGTTTTTGTAGCATAGAGCTACTAGAACATCCACATTACATCTtgcatttatttcttttgtcaAATGATTCAAGTTTCATCACTCTGTACCTGCAGCCTGGCTGTGGCCCTACGAAGAGACCATTCGCAAATGTGGCCGGAGCTGGGTGACGGTGATCCGCTTAATGGAGAAGAACCcagagtttgtttttacttgCTCTCAGGTGATTCTCCACTAATCCAGTTTTGTATCAGCTCGTAAAGCTTCTACAACTCCGTGCAGTCCTCTTTAGTTTTGACCTGATGTTGCTTTTTGTCCAGGCCCAGCAGTTCCAGTGGGTACAGAGCTGGTACCCGGGGCTCTTCTCCCAGATTCAGGACTATGTCAAGAAAGGCCGTTTCATTCCGGTGGGAGGAACGTGGGTGGAAATGGTAACCCTGATCTGGCGAATCAGTCGCATTTAGTTGTATTATTGTGGCTGCTCCCTTTCAACCAGTTTCATGAACACGATATCCAGACTTGAGAAGTTTTAATCACTTGTCCACCTGTCAGGATGGCAACCTGCCTTCAGGGGAGTCCATGGTCCGACAGTTCCTGGAAGGTCAGCGCTTCTTCAACCATGAGTTTGGGATCGTTTGCAAAGAGGTAGAGATAAAATGTCTACTAGGCCTATATCGCAATAAAAAATATCATTGTCATGTTAAGCAACTTTATGCTGCTGATATAAAGACAATATAATAGCATAACAATCCAATGAAGTACTTTCAAAGAGCAATGaacttttaatttgtaatatttatatatctttTATTAAATATCCTAAGTATATAACGCAGCCAAAGGAATACATAAAATGTTTCTTACTGCGCCCAGGTCTTGGAACAGTAGGAGAAAACCCTGATGGTTATTTTGGCGTTATGTTGGCGACATTCTTATGTAAAATAACAAGCACGTCAAAACACAACTGGCAGTATTTAGGTCATCTCAGATAGATtcttcaggtatctgtactttacttgattatgtatttttcttttaccccctacattttaatacaaatatctgtacttttGACTTCTCACATTTTCACCATCAAGATACTAAGTACCAGATACAGATGAAGCAAGACGAGACGTAAAGAcagaacaaaatggaaacaaacgCAGAGGGAGAATCGGATGGGGAGATGAGGCGTGTGTCGGCAGCGGCATGGATGACATAGTGTTCTGTTTTGTACTGAAATGTCTGTTATACTTTGAGTACATGTTCGAGCCTGTAGTTTCTGGCACAATCAGTAGAATAAGTTAAGACATGTATGATAAGTTGTGTATAAGCAGATATATGTGATAAGCCGGTATTGTAATTATTGTGACAGACTTAAGGGCGACAGTACACGAGTTGACCTCTGTATGTAAAGCCACTTTTCCGTCACAAAGGCATAATCTAAGAATcacttctctgttttctttagTTCTGGCTTCCAGACACGTTCGGCTACTCAGCCCAACTTCCTCAAATCATGCAGGGCAGCGGCGTTTCTAATTTCTTGACACAGAAGCTCAGCTGGAACCTGGTCAACACCTTTCCTGTGAGTAGAATTACCTGGCACACGGTTGAATAAAAATTTCCCCTGGAATGAAGTTTTCAGTTTTGATTTCTCTTGCCCAAAGCACAACACGTTTTTCTGGGAAGGTCTGGACGGCTCCAAGGTTTTAACTCACTTCCCACCTGGAAACTCCTACGAGATGAAGGGCAAGGTTGAAGACGTGAGTTTGCTTTTGTAGCGCCCACAACACGGTGAATGTTgagtctgtggagggaaaatgcACAATCTTCTCAAAGCATACATTTATCTACGTTTCCTCTGCCCACAGCTGGTGAAAACCGTGAAGAATAACAAAGATAAAGGCAGAGCCAACCACAGCGCAGTGCTGTTTGGTTTTGGTGATGGCGGTGGTGGGCCCACACAGCTGATGCTAGACAGACTGGAACGGGTTCAGGACACAGACGGACTTCCTAAGTAAGTTCCTGTCCGGCACTGTGACTCAGCACTCAGTGGCTATGACCAGCAAAAACTAAACCAGAAAGCTCTTcccacaaatataaaaaaaacaagtcatgaGGTTTTATATTCCCTGCTCTGATGCTGTGGGCTTTATGTAGTGAAGTTTGTAATGGGGTGTGTCAGCACGTAAGCAGCAGATTTGTGAAAGCAAAAGGATATGAGTGATGTCTACTGATGTCATTATAGTGCCAGTTCACAGGACTAGTAAATAACAATAGCTCTTGAGTCAGAATGAATAACTTAGGTGTAACCAGCAATGTCATTTGGTCACTTCCGTCTCCAATTCCTCGTTTCCCAGGGTGCAGGCGTCCACTCCGGACAAGCTTTTCTCTCAGCTCCGGGCTGATTCAGCTCTGCTTTGTACTTGGACCGGAGAGCTCTTCCTCGAGCTGCACAACGGCACCTACACCACACAGGCACAGGTAGAATACAGTTCGCATTATGAGGGCAACTAAAACCCTCAGATCCcaaattgtgttaaaaaaaagtcaaagtcaaagttgaCCTCAAGTTCAGGGTGTAGATACAATCTTTtcaaaatcagtttgggatcttggggcctCCAGAGACTTGACTTACAtcggacaagctgtatggagccattttatgtacGGAGGCAAAAGCATACATGTAGGGAGTAGGTATATTTACAAGTAACATCTTACAGAATGACGTAGCCCCGCTCAACGCCACAAAATAACCACAAGACAGAGGGAAGTGCCAGACGTGTGCAGAAAATGGATAAACCAGAACCTATAAAACGGAATGGAGGCTTAAATGCTACGAAAGCAATAAAACAGTCAAATACACAGGCTGTTCCTGTTTGATAAGGTGCAGTAATTTAAACACTTGCTTTGTTGTTTCCAGATCAAACGAGGGAACCGCCGGTGTGAGACGCTGCTTCATGACATCGAGATAGCCGGAAGCCTGGCTCTGTGTCGGGACGGGACCTTTCAGTATCCTGCGGAACAGCTGCAGAAGCTCTGGAGGTCCAGATGCACATATTACAGTTTGACAATGAGGATAAATATGCTGGTTAGAgtatgaaaatgtaatatttccCTTTCCAGGCTGCTTCTTTTAAACCAGTTCCATGACGTGATTCCCGGCAGCTGTATAGAGATGGTTGTGGAGGACGCACTCAGGTATTATGAAGGTACGGTTATCAGTAGCGGCCCGTGATAATCAGAGCCATATTTAAGGGttgttttccaaaataaaagcctaaaTCACACTGTGTTTTAGATATCCAAAGCGATGGTGCTAAACTGTTGAAAGAGGCCTGTGGAGCTCTGGGGTCAAAGGGCAATGCTGCTGGTGTGTTCAACTCTCTGCCATGGGAGCGCCAAGAAGTCATCCAGATTCAAGATGGCGCTGGTGAACCTGCTGTGGGTATGTCATTAATATATAGTAATATGGGATGAGCGAGGGTCTGTATCTGTTCAGCCAACTACGTGATCTGTATCTCTATGGATACCTGTTTCAGCCATGTACTCCCTCAAACCATAGTAATCacagtttctctgtttttaccTTCCAAACTACAACCGCACATGTGATGCTCTGTGGTATCATTTGTTCTGCAGCTCTGGTGAGGGTTCCCAGCATCGGCTTGTCTCGTGTTGAAGACACACAGCCTGTGACACCAGTCTCAGTCACTAAACAAGTATGTGTTAAATAATCCTTACCCATGAAATTTCCTTTCCCATGTATGGTTTCCCTTGATCATGATGACACATCCCCCTCAGCTGTGGCTTCCCTGGAACGCTGCGGTGACCTCGAGGGGGGGATGCAGGAAAGGGAGTCCAGTGTGTTTAAGTCAGTTAGTCCTGACCCGGACAGAGCCGACTCGTTCCCGGGGGTCGGCTCTGGAAAGGGAGTTCTGCTCAAGACAGAGTTCAGTCTTTCTCTTGCCTGTCTTTTCTCAGTTTATCAGTTGATAATTATAATCTAAGtttgatcattttctttgcaccaatttatatttaaaaaaagacagtcCTGTACTATATATAAAGagcatttatttaatttaactttattgTAA is drawn from Sparus aurata chromosome 8, fSpaAur1.1, whole genome shotgun sequence and contains these coding sequences:
- the man2c1 gene encoding alpha-mannosidase 2C1, whose product is MMYRQPVLKNRRTLLERAEKFISDVYFTDCNLRGRLYGDSCPLESLASFLSSKRIPFTEAAKQNFAPHKVGDTFGPTWWTCWFKVSLKIPESWRGKEVHLLWESDGEAMVWRDGQPVQGLTKEGEKTSYILSECLKDEEPHSITLYVEVACNGLFGAGQGSMIAAPDPNRKFSVQKAQLVVFNRDVQEVLTDFEMLVDIVKELGEGEQRGYQALFTVNEMVNLCDPSDPRSFSKARSLAHSFFSQRNGESQHTAHAMGHCHIDSAWLWPYEETIRKCGRSWVTVIRLMEKNPEFVFTCSQAQQFQWVQSWYPGLFSQIQDYVKKGRFIPVGGTWVEMDGNLPSGESMVRQFLEGQRFFNHEFGIVCKEFWLPDTFGYSAQLPQIMQGSGVSNFLTQKLSWNLVNTFPHNTFFWEGLDGSKVLTHFPPGNSYEMKGKVEDLVKTVKNNKDKGRANHSAVLFGFGDGGGGPTQLMLDRLERVQDTDGLPKVQASTPDKLFSQLRADSALLCTWTGELFLELHNGTYTTQAQIKRGNRRCETLLHDIEIAGSLALCRDGTFQYPAEQLQKLWRLLLLNQFHDVIPGSCIEMVVEDALRYYEDIQSDGAKLLKEACGALGSKGNAAGVFNSLPWERQEVIQIQDGAGEPAVALVRVPSIGLSRVEDTQPVTPVSVTKQADGSVLMENGILKMVINKDGTLASLHLINANREAISNGCHGNQFVMFDDVPLYWDAWDVMDYHLQTRKPVLEVVQPIHVVSSGGLRSSVSFTLRISDKSTIKQEIVMDAMCPYIKFNTEVQWAESHKFLKVEFPVRVRSPNATYEIQFGHLQRPTHRNTSWDWARFEVWGHKWADLSEHNFGVALLNDCKYGYSVHENTMTLSLLRAPKAPDANADMGTHHFTYAIMPHAGSFQEASVIQSAYNLNFPLRSIQCSPNTIPWSAFSVSSAAIILETIKQAEDRKRALVLRLYESHGSSVTTTLCTTLPVREAWHCDLLERHDPTQPAHMTSEGITLTFSPFQIVSLLLIL